Proteins found in one Geomonas subterranea genomic segment:
- a CDS encoding SpoIID/LytB domain-containing protein produces the protein MSCFRTLIILITICLAAGGSTAAMRPEMVRVALLKGTETLKIDGDGVLLTDGRGEPLRVEMPLEVRRSGSGLSVNGKPVNRLIASAFSRISVNGKGYRALIEVSAADKGLLVVNELPLEEYLVGLINCEISSAWPIEAIKAQAVIARSYAVYQMQARRGQSYQLESSVMDQVYEGADVEDSRAAYGVRETAGEVLTYDGRTIQAFYHSNCAGHTESSRNVWGLSIPYLKGVACRYCGESNPIRWELNLPLRKVETSLRNAGFQVTGLKELRVRGRNASGRAQDVVAECSRGSVVIPAVAFRKALGYGTVKSTNFEIRGGRDEVQVVGTGSGHGVGLCQWGAKGRAIEGFDYREILSYYYPGVKLSGGYGR, from the coding sequence CCATCTGCCTCGCTGCCGGGGGGAGTACCGCGGCGATGCGACCGGAGATGGTGCGGGTGGCCCTGTTGAAGGGGACCGAGACGCTTAAGATCGACGGCGACGGCGTGCTCCTGACCGACGGCCGCGGCGAACCGCTCAGGGTGGAGATGCCGCTCGAGGTGCGCCGCTCCGGCAGCGGGCTCAGTGTGAACGGCAAGCCCGTGAACCGGCTGATCGCTTCCGCCTTCTCGCGCATCTCGGTGAACGGAAAGGGTTACCGCGCCCTGATCGAGGTCTCCGCCGCCGACAAGGGGCTCCTGGTGGTGAACGAATTGCCGCTCGAGGAGTACCTGGTCGGACTCATCAACTGCGAGATCAGCTCCGCATGGCCCATCGAGGCCATCAAGGCCCAGGCCGTCATCGCGCGCTCCTACGCGGTGTACCAGATGCAGGCCCGCCGCGGCCAGAGCTACCAGCTCGAATCCAGTGTCATGGACCAGGTGTACGAGGGTGCCGACGTCGAGGACAGCCGCGCCGCCTACGGTGTCCGTGAGACCGCCGGCGAGGTGCTCACCTACGACGGCAGGACCATCCAGGCCTTCTACCATTCCAATTGCGCCGGGCATACCGAGTCCTCCAGGAACGTCTGGGGCCTCTCCATCCCGTACCTTAAGGGTGTAGCCTGCCGCTACTGCGGCGAGTCCAACCCCATCCGCTGGGAGCTGAACCTTCCCCTGCGGAAGGTGGAGACGTCGCTTCGCAACGCGGGCTTCCAGGTGACGGGGCTCAAGGAGCTGCGCGTGCGCGGCAGGAACGCAAGTGGCAGGGCGCAGGACGTGGTCGCTGAATGCTCCCGGGGGAGCGTGGTCATCCCGGCGGTCGCCTTCAGGAAGGCCCTCGGGTACGGCACCGTGAAGAGCACCAACTTCGAGATCCGCGGCGGCCGCGACGAGGTGCAGGTGGTGGGGACCGGTTCCGGTCACGGCGTCGGGCTGTGCCAGTGGGGCGCCAAGGGGCGCGCCATCGAAGGTTTCGACTACCGCGAAATACTTTCTTACTACTATCCGGGCGTCAAGCTCTCGGGCGGGTACGGTCGATAG